In Thiospirochaeta perfilievii, a single window of DNA contains:
- a CDS encoding CvfB family protein, translating into MIKIGRYNNLKISRVVDMGLFLTDSENSEVLLPNKYCPIDYKVGDEINVFIHLDRSDRVVATNLSPKIKLYEFGFLRVESVTDAGAFLDWGMDKHLYLPKSESRDGVEVGQWHIVYMLQDDKTEKLYASRKVERYLQNDDLTVKEGEEVDLLIYQDAGFGLSVIINNQHKGMVYNNENFKPLSIGDRVKGWIKTVRDDNKLDVSLQPIGYKNYIDPNNKLILEEIERHGGFIQLNDKSKPEEIYETFGISKKLFKKSVGSLLKNRQIILEDNGIKTV; encoded by the coding sequence ATGATAAAAATTGGAAGATACAATAATTTAAAAATATCCAGGGTAGTAGATATGGGTCTATTTCTTACTGATTCAGAAAACAGTGAAGTTTTACTACCTAATAAATACTGTCCTATAGATTATAAAGTAGGTGATGAAATAAATGTTTTTATCCACCTAGATAGGTCCGATAGAGTGGTTGCAACAAACCTAAGCCCTAAAATTAAGCTCTACGAGTTTGGTTTTTTAAGGGTAGAATCTGTAACTGATGCGGGGGCTTTCTTAGATTGGGGTATGGATAAACACCTATATCTTCCTAAAAGTGAGAGTAGAGATGGAGTTGAGGTTGGCCAGTGGCATATTGTCTATATGCTACAGGACGATAAAACAGAAAAACTATATGCTAGTAGAAAAGTTGAAAGATATTTACAGAATGATGACTTAACAGTAAAAGAGGGCGAAGAAGTAGATCTTCTTATCTACCAAGATGCAGGTTTTGGACTCTCTGTTATTATTAATAATCAACATAAAGGAATGGTTTATAATAATGAAAATTTCAAACCTCTTTCTATTGGGGATAGGGTAAAGGGTTGGATAAAAACTGTAAGAGATGATAATAAATTAGATGTATCTTTGCAGCCAATTGGATATAAAAACTATATTGATCCAAATAACAAACTTATTCTAGAAGAGATAGAGAGACACGGAGGTTTTATTCAATTAAATGATAAAAGCAAGCCAGAAGAGATCTATGAAACCTTTGGTATAAGTAAGAAGTTATTTAAAAAGTCTGTAGGATCACTTTTGAAAAACAGACAAATTATATTAGAGGATAATGGAATAAAAACAGTATGA
- a CDS encoding Cof-type HAD-IIB family hydrolase, protein MNKDIKMIVMDLDDTLLNDDLVISDYTKQVIFNAQKKGIKIVLASGRPAPAIEKYAKELKLKENNGYVISYNGAVLTEMSTGTILNRTTLTLENIDFLLKTAKDKNLFFQTYINGKVVTDRHNQYTDFEGELTGMPVIKIENLKDEIKEEVVKIILMDDPDRLKLVEEELKTEIGNTMTMNISKPFFLEFTNTLVDKDKTITYLCNKIGIDKGSVMAIGDSFNDLSMIKGCGIGIVMSNGHNDVKKHAHHITHCNNTDGVATAINRFALAV, encoded by the coding sequence ATGAACAAAGATATTAAAATGATAGTAATGGATCTAGATGATACTCTTTTAAACGATGACCTAGTTATTAGTGATTATACAAAACAGGTAATATTTAATGCCCAAAAAAAGGGAATTAAGATTGTATTAGCATCAGGGAGACCAGCTCCTGCTATTGAAAAATACGCGAAAGAGTTAAAACTAAAAGAGAATAATGGATATGTAATATCCTACAATGGTGCTGTTTTAACAGAGATGAGTACTGGGACTATATTAAATAGAACAACTCTAACATTAGAGAACATAGATTTCTTATTAAAAACAGCTAAGGATAAAAACCTTTTTTTTCAGACTTATATTAATGGAAAAGTCGTAACAGATAGACATAATCAATATACGGATTTTGAAGGAGAATTAACAGGAATGCCTGTTATAAAAATAGAGAACCTTAAAGATGAAATAAAAGAGGAAGTTGTTAAAATAATTTTAATGGACGATCCTGATAGACTAAAACTAGTCGAAGAGGAATTAAAAACAGAAATTGGCAATACAATGACTATGAATATATCAAAACCATTCTTTTTAGAGTTTACCAATACTTTAGTTGATAAGGATAAAACTATTACATATCTATGTAATAAAATTGGTATAGATAAAGGGTCTGTTATGGCAATTGGAGATAGTTTTAATGACCTATCCATGATTAAAGGCTGCGGAATAGGCATTGTAATGTCAAACGGTCACAACGATGTAAAAAAACACGCACACCATATTACCCACTGTAATAATACAGATGGTGTTGCTACTGCAATTAATAGGTTCGCCCTAGCAGTTTAA
- a CDS encoding alpha-amylase family glycosyl hydrolase, whose product MKLGKERLGATLNSDGSATLRVWSPSATELFVQIYNKSNSDKIISPEVEMIRGENGFWEITLNRVNCNIENLDGYYYQYKIITNGKVTYGLDPYAKSMAAFSPDGEDKIGKAAIIDINSKSAGIKPISIGKNKLESPMEMISYEVHIRDFTIGTDEPHSGTFKGFSSFKKGIEHLKELGITHVQLLPIQSFYTVNEKDKSISLEGVGHNTNYNWGYDPHNYFSPDGWYSTDPDDPYSRIREFRELVTTLHNNGIGVIMDVVYNHTYQNFIFHNIAESEYYRKEGGTEPVSDPAFASEKPMARELIVDSLKYFVDEFGIDGFRFDLMGFIDNQTMKKAREVLGNNIILYGEAWNYTDLEPGKAPVKGITNIEHHEVYDLAYFNDTSRDSYAGRMDNPGFVQGVFSENPRCKAGIIGGIKDFDNSGFYVDIDTDPYNRFAINPDETLQYLSIHDGFTLWDKINISHKGDKSDKLKAVKQAIAMLFTSQGKIAIHGGSEIARTKPLSSNDAEPHRINKNSENVYDEGFGVHFHENSYRSPDYTNMYRWERKDDPDYSKLYNYFKGLIKLRRSIPCLRYQSSNNIRKGLIFFGDTYTQNGVNSFIAYTLDNSLESGGKTDFKKLIVIHNAGSEVLNLKCDDILNPNDWSIIVDGSSAGVYPIINSDVKIQNNIVSVPSNTSTVLAK is encoded by the coding sequence ATGAAATTGGGAAAAGAAAGGTTAGGTGCAACATTAAATAGTGATGGTAGTGCTACGTTAAGAGTTTGGTCTCCTAGTGCTACAGAGCTTTTTGTTCAAATTTATAATAAAAGTAATTCAGATAAAATAATTTCTCCAGAAGTAGAGATGATAAGAGGGGAAAATGGCTTTTGGGAAATTACCCTAAATAGGGTAAATTGTAATATAGAAAATCTTGATGGGTACTATTACCAGTATAAGATAATAACCAATGGTAAAGTTACATATGGGCTAGACCCCTATGCTAAATCTATGGCTGCATTTTCTCCAGATGGAGAAGATAAGATAGGTAAGGCTGCAATTATTGATATAAATTCCAAAAGTGCAGGAATTAAACCTATATCTATTGGTAAAAATAAATTAGAAAGCCCAATGGAGATGATATCCTACGAAGTTCATATTAGGGATTTCACTATAGGGACAGATGAACCCCATAGTGGTACTTTTAAGGGTTTTAGTAGTTTTAAAAAAGGAATTGAACATTTAAAAGAGTTGGGTATAACCCATGTTCAACTTCTACCAATACAGAGTTTTTATACTGTAAATGAAAAGGATAAAAGTATCAGCCTAGAAGGAGTGGGGCATAATACTAATTACAACTGGGGTTATGACCCACATAACTACTTCTCACCAGATGGTTGGTACTCTACAGACCCTGATGACCCATATAGTCGAATTCGAGAGTTTAGAGAGTTGGTAACGACACTTCATAATAATGGTATTGGTGTAATAATGGATGTTGTATATAACCACACATATCAAAACTTTATATTTCATAATATTGCAGAGAGTGAATATTACAGAAAAGAGGGTGGTACAGAACCAGTAAGTGATCCAGCATTTGCATCGGAGAAACCTATGGCTAGAGAACTTATTGTAGACTCATTAAAATACTTTGTAGATGAGTTTGGAATAGATGGTTTTCGTTTTGATCTAATGGGATTTATAGATAATCAAACCATGAAGAAGGCGAGAGAAGTTCTTGGTAATAATATCATTTTATATGGCGAGGCGTGGAATTATACGGATTTAGAACCAGGGAAAGCACCAGTTAAGGGAATTACAAATATAGAACATCATGAAGTTTATGATCTAGCATATTTTAACGATACAAGTAGGGACTCATACGCAGGACGGATGGATAATCCTGGTTTTGTGCAAGGTGTATTTTCTGAAAATCCCAGGTGTAAGGCTGGAATTATTGGGGGAATAAAAGATTTTGATAATTCTGGGTTTTATGTAGATATTGATACAGACCCATATAATAGGTTTGCGATAAACCCAGATGAAACACTTCAATATTTGTCGATACACGATGGGTTTACACTGTGGGATAAGATTAATATAAGTCATAAGGGTGATAAAAGCGATAAACTAAAGGCTGTAAAGCAAGCAATTGCTATGTTATTTACATCCCAAGGGAAAATTGCAATACATGGTGGATCTGAAATAGCTAGAACTAAACCCTTAAGTAGTAATGATGCAGAACCCCATAGAATTAATAAAAATAGTGAAAATGTTTATGATGAGGGGTTTGGAGTACATTTCCATGAAAATTCCTACAGGTCCCCAGATTATACTAATATGTATAGATGGGAAAGGAAGGATGATCCTGACTACTCAAAACTATATAACTATTTTAAAGGGCTTATTAAGTTAAGAAGGTCTATTCCATGTTTAAGATACCAAAGTTCTAATAATATTAGAAAAGGATTAATCTTTTTTGGTGATACCTATACTCAAAATGGGGTCAATAGTTTTATTGCTTATACCTTAGATAACAGTTTAGAGAGTGGTGGTAAGACAGATTTTAAGAAACTAATAGTAATTCACAATGCAGGGAGTGAAGTTTTAAATTTAAAATGTGATGATATTTTAAATCCAAATGATTGGAGTATTATTGTAGATGGGAGTAGTGCAGGAGTTTATCCAATTATAAATTCTGATGTAAAAATTCAGAATAATATAGTCTCTGTTCCTTCAAATACATCCACTGTTTTAGCAAAATAA
- a CDS encoding glycogen-binding domain-containing protein, producing MKKRFLITMIIMFFVTLNNFADVAVKDIDGTNVEIIITHKDDELTELNVIGSFNNWIEPGTPMEKGENGLWELRFNANIEDEIVYKFFLDGNYIPDENAPDTKDDGFAGFNGLIIVSDLLTQQAASEAVAAGEKPAPVEYKSKLNFGMYTIVGAKSTFVTQGLVDKTVKGLETDTAGLSGKSYWKMGGTIVPDVNAWFELKVFDSYQPFWAQDATGLVSPDLETGLASSLGGLLINPVNYIGGDNPSLNSVKFGIESEVVNWETGYGYAKPQGRTALLWETLGEKDGNNGYMRFDLGSKYEQMGPAKIELTVMPNVMTENYALLSFLGATIGKTKIDFQYDMKSAATNDLSAIFDKLYHQDFIFGVSTKVGKYDLTAQSMINLFSEEDFNIKDQLAGEVKISGALGSKLGTHIGYRYTGSSSEMLFGNNDSIGDKGTQRISAELYSKGIKNLKVGLYSSLILAETRSTDVFDQLYFYPYTDIDLPSLDGTLKFNGKFSYTLEDNWIYKASKEKYLFSEFGANLNINNPTDNIDNIDFKYGLNNHDEDKIFNTLITSLRMPNNLTAEIGLGVRTVKESASQSIKDENNLIGFSVGGSWKVPVRKIKSPLLYGAFVYNMDPYDDESNNLAMDGYTTTDGVSKSDGYAQFRIMMKWDF from the coding sequence GTGAAGAAACGATTTTTGATTACAATGATCATAATGTTTTTTGTTACTCTTAATAATTTTGCAGATGTAGCAGTTAAAGACATAGATGGTACAAATGTTGAAATCATAATTACACACAAAGATGATGAATTAACGGAACTCAATGTTATTGGTTCTTTTAATAACTGGATAGAGCCAGGAACACCAATGGAAAAGGGTGAAAATGGCCTTTGGGAGTTAAGATTTAATGCAAATATCGAAGATGAAATTGTTTATAAATTTTTCTTAGATGGTAACTATATTCCTGATGAAAATGCACCTGATACTAAGGATGATGGTTTTGCAGGATTTAATGGATTAATAATTGTATCTGATCTATTAACACAACAAGCAGCATCCGAAGCAGTTGCAGCAGGGGAGAAACCAGCACCAGTTGAATATAAAAGCAAATTAAACTTTGGTATGTATACAATTGTTGGGGCTAAATCCACATTTGTTACCCAAGGATTAGTTGATAAAACAGTTAAAGGCTTAGAGACTGATACTGCAGGACTTAGTGGAAAATCATACTGGAAGATGGGTGGGACAATAGTACCTGATGTAAATGCATGGTTTGAACTAAAGGTTTTTGATTCCTACCAACCTTTTTGGGCTCAGGATGCTACTGGTCTAGTATCTCCAGATTTAGAAACAGGTCTAGCATCTTCCTTAGGTGGTTTATTAATTAATCCTGTAAACTATATAGGTGGAGACAATCCATCCCTAAACTCTGTTAAGTTTGGAATTGAATCAGAAGTTGTTAATTGGGAAACTGGATACGGTTATGCAAAACCCCAGGGTAGAACAGCCCTTTTATGGGAAACTCTTGGAGAAAAAGACGGAAATAACGGTTATATGAGGTTTGATCTTGGCTCAAAGTATGAACAAATGGGGCCAGCTAAAATTGAATTAACAGTTATGCCAAATGTAATGACTGAGAATTATGCTTTACTCTCCTTTTTAGGTGCTACTATAGGTAAAACAAAAATAGACTTTCAATACGATATGAAATCTGCGGCAACTAATGATTTATCAGCAATTTTTGACAAGCTTTACCACCAAGATTTTATTTTTGGTGTTTCTACAAAAGTTGGGAAATATGATTTAACTGCCCAGTCTATGATAAATTTATTTAGTGAAGAAGATTTTAACATTAAGGATCAGTTAGCTGGTGAAGTTAAAATATCAGGAGCATTAGGAAGTAAATTAGGAACCCATATAGGATATAGATATACAGGTTCTAGCTCTGAAATGTTATTTGGTAACAACGATAGTATTGGAGATAAAGGAACACAGAGGATCTCTGCAGAACTATACTCTAAGGGGATAAAAAACCTTAAAGTTGGTTTATACTCATCACTTATTTTAGCTGAGACAAGATCAACAGATGTTTTTGATCAGTTATACTTCTACCCATACACAGATATAGACCTTCCTAGTTTAGATGGGACCTTAAAGTTTAATGGAAAATTTAGCTACACCTTAGAAGACAACTGGATATATAAAGCTAGTAAAGAGAAGTATCTCTTCTCTGAGTTTGGTGCCAACCTTAATATTAATAACCCAACAGATAACATAGATAATATCGATTTTAAATACGGTTTAAATAACCATGATGAAGATAAAATATTTAATACACTAATAACTTCTTTAAGAATGCCAAACAACTTAACTGCCGAGATTGGCTTAGGAGTAAGAACTGTAAAAGAGAGTGCTTCTCAGTCTATTAAAGATGAGAATAATCTTATTGGTTTTTCAGTTGGAGGTTCTTGGAAAGTTCCAGTTAGAAAAATTAAATCTCCACTTTTATATGGTGCATTTGTTTACAACATGGATCCCTATGATGACGAGAGCAATAATTTAGCTATGGATGGTTATACAACTACAGATGGTGTTTCCAAAAGTGATGGTTATGCACAATTCCGTATAATGATGAAGTGGGACTTCTAA
- a CDS encoding glycogen-binding domain-containing protein — translation MMLDKIIYGITILFFLTGVAFADVTVKDLGNGQAEITFLYQDDAAEEMNVIGSFNNWIEPGDVMTKNAAGLWEFKFVTFSDDEIVYKFFDGTYISDENAPDEKDDGFAGMNGLIIVADLLLEESPATPNDPTKPVVQARKKVTFGTDTYIESDTSFNTDGDFKAVDSTINAKSVWKFDGDLVKNMPGYMELTFFDGNPTVWSDGSVEVLDGLEALSSGFIFNPAYYLSSDKKPSVDNFKFGFDTKYISYETGYGSANLPGHDSLLWETVDADGISAGDGYSAFSSKIDLESAGLTIDTKFVPNKSIGDKYGMYFDLDMTLAGLRADIQYEMTSSSTSDIQAIFENIPRQDLIIGLGYKMDKVSINTQILNSMYVAGGTTMARPAKDRVGAEVKVSYADEDLMGLDISYKLRGAVANFIYATTEDILGDEDTQGVNLSGFYKLNKAVTPKMDFSATMLNEDPLNSNIELTVKPGATFDLSEQIGKTTTGDIYVSVGLNSKPADGDKPSISVGATATMENLTINYGYNGTNADQVFNSLLLKAELENDLTAELGIGLRSGNAVINPFALCIGGSWKVPAPKAKTPLIYANFTYNMDPYETGETTATLTDYQLEDNSETEAAFRLGIVWSY, via the coding sequence ATGATGTTAGATAAAATTATTTACGGCATAACAATACTTTTTTTCCTTACAGGTGTAGCTTTTGCAGATGTAACTGTAAAAGATCTTGGTAATGGTCAAGCAGAGATAACCTTTTTATACCAAGATGATGCCGCGGAAGAGATGAACGTTATAGGGTCATTTAATAACTGGATAGAACCAGGCGATGTTATGACTAAAAATGCTGCAGGTTTATGGGAATTTAAGTTTGTTACATTTTCAGATGATGAAATTGTATACAAATTTTTTGATGGTACATATATTTCAGATGAGAATGCTCCGGATGAAAAAGATGATGGTTTTGCAGGTATGAACGGTCTTATTATAGTTGCTGATCTACTATTAGAAGAGTCTCCAGCTACTCCTAATGATCCAACAAAGCCTGTAGTTCAAGCTAGGAAAAAAGTTACTTTTGGTACAGATACTTATATAGAGAGTGATACATCATTTAATACAGATGGAGATTTTAAGGCTGTTGATTCAACTATAAATGCTAAATCTGTATGGAAATTTGATGGTGACCTTGTAAAAAATATGCCAGGTTATATGGAATTAACTTTCTTTGATGGTAATCCAACAGTATGGAGTGATGGAAGCGTAGAAGTCTTAGACGGTCTAGAAGCACTTTCATCAGGCTTTATTTTTAATCCAGCTTACTATTTAAGCAGTGATAAAAAACCTTCTGTAGATAACTTCAAATTTGGTTTTGATACCAAGTATATATCCTACGAAACAGGATATGGTAGTGCAAACTTACCAGGACATGACTCACTTTTATGGGAAACGGTTGATGCAGATGGAATTAGTGCAGGAGATGGTTATTCAGCATTTAGCTCAAAGATAGATTTAGAGTCTGCTGGATTAACAATAGATACAAAATTTGTTCCAAATAAAAGTATTGGTGATAAATATGGTATGTATTTTGATCTAGATATGACTTTAGCAGGTTTAAGAGCTGATATTCAGTATGAAATGACATCTAGTTCAACTAGTGATATACAAGCAATATTTGAAAATATTCCCCGACAGGATTTAATTATCGGTCTTGGGTATAAAATGGATAAAGTCTCCATAAATACACAGATATTAAACTCTATGTATGTAGCAGGAGGAACAACAATGGCTAGGCCTGCAAAAGATAGAGTTGGTGCTGAAGTTAAAGTTTCTTATGCAGATGAAGACCTTATGGGATTAGATATTTCTTATAAATTAAGAGGAGCTGTTGCAAACTTTATCTACGCTACAACAGAGGATATTTTAGGTGATGAAGATACCCAGGGGGTGAATTTAAGTGGTTTTTACAAACTTAATAAAGCAGTTACTCCTAAGATGGATTTTTCAGCAACAATGTTAAATGAAGATCCATTAAATAGTAACATTGAGCTTACTGTAAAACCTGGTGCAACTTTTGATTTATCAGAACAAATAGGTAAAACAACTACAGGAGATATCTATGTAAGTGTTGGGCTTAATAGTAAACCAGCCGACGGAGATAAACCTTCTATATCTGTAGGTGCTACAGCAACTATGGAGAATTTAACAATCAACTACGGTTATAACGGAACTAATGCTGACCAAGTTTTTAACTCATTACTATTAAAAGCTGAACTTGAAAATGATTTAACAGCAGAATTAGGTATTGGATTAAGAAGTGGAAACGCTGTAATTAACCCATTTGCTCTATGTATAGGTGGTTCTTGGAAGGTTCCAGCACCAAAAGCTAAAACACCATTAATCTATGCAAACTTTACTTACAACATGGATCCATACGAAACAGGTGAAACTACTGCTACTCTTACTGATTATCAACTAGAGGATAATTCAGAAACAGAAGCAGCATTTAGACTAGGTATTGTTTGGAGTTATTAA